One part of the Methylobacterium terrae genome encodes these proteins:
- the phnE gene encoding phosphonate ABC transporter, permease protein PhnE yields MTVRIDRLPPDRERTLLAAYAGAVASTRRRTLAVFVAIVALYLLAGWMAEVRPLTLLDNIQNFTAYIGQILPPLTLANLPADLAAWYWGLPKWLGLLAETLLMAYLGTLLGGIAAFGLCFLACANLVRSAALRFCARRFLEVCRTVPEVVFALIFVIAFGLGPMVGVLAIAIHTAGALGKLFSEVVENIDMKPVEGLTGTGASFVQTVSFAVVPQVLSNFASYALLRFEINVRGAGVMGFVGAGGIGQEFLVAIRNFYYSDVSAILLLIVLTVVAIDLATERLRHHLLGREAHA; encoded by the coding sequence GTGACCGTCCGCATCGACAGACTGCCCCCCGACCGTGAGCGGACGCTGCTCGCGGCCTATGCCGGCGCCGTCGCCTCGACCCGCCGCCGCACCCTCGCGGTCTTCGTCGCGATCGTGGCTTTGTACCTGCTCGCCGGCTGGATGGCCGAGGTGCGGCCGCTCACCCTCCTCGACAACATCCAGAACTTCACCGCCTATATCGGCCAGATCCTGCCGCCGCTGACCCTGGCGAACCTGCCGGCCGACCTCGCGGCCTGGTACTGGGGCCTGCCGAAATGGCTCGGGCTCCTCGCCGAGACCCTGCTGATGGCCTATCTCGGCACGCTGCTCGGCGGCATCGCGGCCTTCGGCCTGTGCTTCCTCGCCTGCGCCAACCTGGTGCGCTCGGCGGCCCTGCGCTTCTGCGCCCGGCGCTTCCTGGAGGTGTGCCGCACGGTGCCGGAGGTCGTGTTCGCGCTGATCTTCGTCATCGCCTTCGGGCTCGGGCCGATGGTCGGCGTGCTCGCCATCGCGATCCACACCGCCGGCGCCCTCGGCAAGCTGTTCTCGGAGGTCGTCGAGAACATCGACATGAAGCCGGTCGAGGGCCTGACCGGGACCGGGGCCAGCTTCGTCCAAACCGTGAGCTTCGCGGTGGTGCCGCAGGTGCTCTCGAACTTCGCCTCCTACGCGCTCCTGCGCTTCGAGATCAACGTGCGGGGCGCCGGGGTGATGGGCTTCGTCGGGGCCGGCGGCATCGGCCAGGAATTCCTGGTCGCGATCCGCAACTTCTACTACTCGGACGTGAGCGCGATCCTGCTCCTCATCGTCCTCACCGTCGTGGCGATCGACCTCGCCACCGAGCGCCTGCGCCACCACCTCCTCGGCCGGGAGGCCCACGCGTGA
- a CDS encoding sensor histidine kinase, which translates to MIGTGQIGSLRRRLLLGALAMIVAALVVAGLAIGLILARFVRGQIDSRLDAQIVSLVSGLEPGEPLHLSRDLDAPPFDRPGSGWTWQVRRGGAVLRSASLGTRDLAVPSRPAEDGDRPRPADGTGPRGEALILRVLALPDGTVVTASAPRAALNGPLREAGLALAASLVVLGIVLAAAGLLQVRLGLQPLDRLRRDLEAVRAGRRERVPEPQPTEVRPLAAEINALLDQNAAQLAQARTHVANLAHGLKTPLATLNLALSEPGRDPDGRLSHLVGSLDRGVRHHLRRARSAALAGATRIRTDLAGPVADLAGALERLYAEKGVRVTCAVPPGLAAACDRQDLDEMLGNLIDNACTWCAGSVRVSAEGAGSDVVVAIEDDGPGLGPEALAAVAQRGRRLDETVPGHGFGLAITTELAELYGGGLALDRSGMGGLRARLRLPG; encoded by the coding sequence GTGATCGGCACCGGACAGATCGGCTCCCTGCGCCGGCGCCTGCTCCTCGGGGCGCTGGCGATGATCGTCGCCGCCCTGGTGGTGGCGGGCCTCGCCATCGGGCTGATCCTCGCCCGCTTCGTGCGCGGGCAGATCGATTCCCGGCTCGACGCGCAGATCGTCTCCCTGGTCTCCGGGCTGGAGCCGGGCGAGCCCCTGCACCTCTCCCGCGACCTCGACGCGCCGCCCTTCGACCGGCCGGGCTCGGGCTGGACCTGGCAGGTCCGGCGGGGCGGCGCGGTCCTGCGCTCCGCCTCGCTCGGGACGCGCGACCTCGCCGTGCCGTCGCGGCCGGCCGAGGACGGGGACCGCCCCCGTCCGGCGGACGGCACCGGCCCGCGGGGCGAGGCGCTGATCCTGCGGGTCCTGGCTCTGCCGGACGGCACCGTGGTGACGGCGAGCGCGCCACGGGCGGCCCTCAACGGTCCCTTGCGGGAAGCGGGCCTGGCCCTCGCCGCCAGCCTCGTCGTGCTGGGGATCGTTCTCGCCGCCGCGGGCCTCCTGCAGGTGCGCCTCGGCCTGCAGCCCCTGGACAGGCTGCGCCGGGACCTCGAAGCCGTGCGGGCGGGCCGGCGCGAGCGGGTGCCCGAGCCCCAGCCGACGGAAGTCCGGCCGCTCGCCGCCGAGATCAACGCCCTCCTCGACCAGAACGCGGCGCAGCTCGCCCAGGCCCGCACCCACGTGGCGAACCTCGCCCACGGGCTGAAGACGCCGCTCGCCACCTTGAATCTCGCCCTGTCGGAGCCGGGCCGCGACCCGGACGGGCGCCTCTCCCACCTCGTCGGCAGCCTCGACCGGGGGGTGCGCCACCACCTGCGCCGGGCCCGCAGCGCGGCGCTCGCCGGGGCGACGCGGATCCGCACGGATCTCGCCGGGCCGGTGGCCGACCTCGCGGGCGCGCTCGAGCGGCTCTACGCGGAGAAGGGCGTGCGGGTGACCTGCGCCGTTCCCCCCGGCCTCGCGGCGGCCTGCGACCGGCAGGACCTCGACGAGATGCTGGGCAACCTGATCGACAATGCCTGCACGTGGTGCGCGGGGTCGGTGCGGGTGTCGGCCGAGGGTGCGGGCAGCGACGTGGTGGTGGCGATCGAGGATGACGGCCCGGGCCTCGGCCCGGAGGCGCTGGCGGCGGTGGCCCAGCGCGGCCGGCGCCTCGACGAGACGGTGCCCGGCCACGGCTTCGGCCTCGCCATCACGACGGAACTGGCGGAGCTCTACGGCGGCGGGCTGGCGCTCGACCGGTCGGGGATGGGGGGATTGCGGGCGCGGCTGCGGTTGCCGGGGTAG
- the phnE gene encoding phosphonate ABC transporter, permease protein PhnE has product MTRRPPSPLRQAALADLDGLRARHPAQFRPSRGRRAVVLGILAGVVGLAVFAMLRLDFSLLRILHGLHRLSEFAGMMLPPSAGGRLSLFVTALGETLAIAFLGTLTAACLVFPVAFLAARNVVRNPFLRFGVRRGFDVIRSVDVLIWALIWINVVGLGPFAGALAIACSDFGALGKLFSEAIETADRKAQEGVTASGGSRLHRVRFGLVPAVLPVLASQVLYFFESNTRSATIIGIVGAGGIGQYLTELIRVLEMQQVAFLVLMILVTVALIDLVSGRLRRAIIGGAAH; this is encoded by the coding sequence GTGACCCGCCGCCCGCCCTCTCCCCTGCGTCAGGCCGCGCTCGCCGATCTCGACGGCCTGCGCGCCCGCCACCCGGCGCAGTTCCGGCCGTCCCGGGGGCGCCGCGCCGTCGTCCTCGGCATCCTCGCCGGCGTGGTCGGCCTCGCGGTGTTCGCGATGCTGCGCCTCGACTTCTCGCTCCTGCGCATCCTGCACGGCCTGCACCGCTTGAGCGAGTTCGCCGGCATGATGCTGCCGCCGTCGGCCGGCGGGCGCCTGTCCCTGTTCGTGACCGCGCTCGGCGAGACGCTGGCGATCGCCTTCCTCGGCACGCTGACGGCGGCCTGCCTCGTCTTTCCGGTGGCGTTCCTCGCCGCCCGCAACGTGGTGCGAAACCCCTTCCTGCGCTTCGGGGTGCGCCGCGGCTTCGACGTGATCCGCTCGGTCGACGTGCTGATCTGGGCGCTGATCTGGATCAACGTCGTCGGCCTCGGGCCGTTCGCCGGCGCGCTCGCCATCGCGTGCTCGGATTTCGGCGCGCTCGGCAAGCTGTTCTCCGAGGCGATCGAGACCGCCGACCGCAAGGCGCAGGAGGGCGTGACCGCGTCGGGCGGGAGCCGGCTGCACCGGGTCCGCTTCGGCCTGGTGCCGGCGGTGCTCCCCGTCCTGGCGAGCCAGGTGCTGTACTTCTTCGAGTCGAACACCCGCTCGGCCACCATCATCGGCATCGTCGGGGCCGGCGGCATCGGCCAGTACCTGACCGAGCTGATCCGCGTCCTGGAGATGCAGCAGGTCGCCTTCCTGGTGCTGATGATCCTCGTCACCGTGGCGCTGATCGACCTCGTCTCGGGCCGCCTGCGCCGGGCGATCATCGGGGGCGCGGCCCACTGA
- a CDS encoding YebC/PmpR family DNA-binding transcriptional regulator, whose protein sequence is MAGHSQFKNIMHRKGRVDAVRSKVFSKLAREITVAAKLGTPDPSMNPRLRAAILAARAENMPKDNIERAIKKAAGGDAENYEEVRYEGYGPGGAALIVEAQTDNRNRTASDVRSAFTKSGGSLAETGAVSFMFDHVGLVAFDAKVADADTMLEAAIEAGADDVKSDEGGHEVICEQGAMGEVSKTLEARFGEPRRTALIWRAQNTVDVDDETAEKLIRLVETIEDQDDVQNVFVNFAVSDAMMAKMQG, encoded by the coding sequence ATGGCCGGGCATTCACAGTTCAAGAACATCATGCACCGCAAGGGCCGGGTCGACGCGGTCCGCTCGAAGGTGTTCTCCAAGCTCGCCCGAGAGATCACGGTCGCGGCCAAGCTCGGCACGCCCGACCCGTCGATGAATCCGCGCCTGCGCGCCGCCATCCTGGCGGCCCGGGCCGAGAACATGCCCAAGGACAACATCGAGCGCGCCATCAAGAAGGCGGCCGGCGGCGACGCGGAGAACTACGAGGAGGTCCGCTACGAGGGCTACGGCCCCGGGGGCGCGGCGCTCATCGTCGAGGCGCAGACCGACAACCGCAACCGCACGGCTAGCGACGTCCGCTCCGCCTTCACCAAGTCCGGCGGCAGCCTCGCCGAGACCGGCGCGGTCTCGTTCATGTTCGACCATGTCGGCCTCGTCGCCTTCGACGCCAAGGTGGCCGACGCCGACACGATGCTGGAAGCCGCCATCGAGGCCGGCGCCGACGACGTGAAGTCCGACGAGGGCGGCCACGAGGTCATCTGCGAGCAGGGGGCGATGGGCGAGGTCTCGAAGACCCTGGAGGCCCGCTTCGGCGAGCCCCGCCGCACCGCCCTGATCTGGCGCGCCCAGAACACCGTCGACGTCGACGACGAGACCGCCGAGAAGCTGATCCGCCTCGTCGAGACCATCGAGGACCAGGACGACGTGCAGAACGTGTTCGTCAACTTCGCGGTCTCGGACGCGATGATGGCGAAGATGCAGGGATGA
- a CDS encoding chloramphenicol acetyltransferase → MAGRLGLEPAIDPTATVSGCRLGRYTEVGPRTRLTETVLDDYSYIGNDGEVIYTTIGKFCSIAAMVRINPGNHPMERASQSHFTYRAAAYWPDEANEPDFFDRRRASPVTIGHDVWIGHGVVVLPGRTIGTGAVVGAGAIVTRDVEPYSIVVGNPARPVRRRFDAATAERLLASAWWDWDHDRLRAALPDFRGLPIDAFLNKYAG, encoded by the coding sequence ATGGCCGGACGACTGGGCCTGGAGCCCGCCATCGACCCGACCGCCACGGTGAGCGGATGCCGCCTCGGCCGCTACACCGAGGTCGGGCCCCGCACCCGGCTCACCGAGACGGTGCTCGACGACTACTCCTACATCGGCAACGACGGCGAGGTGATCTATACCACCATCGGCAAGTTCTGCTCGATCGCCGCGATGGTGCGGATCAACCCGGGCAACCACCCGATGGAGCGGGCCTCGCAGAGCCACTTCACCTACCGCGCCGCCGCGTACTGGCCGGACGAGGCGAACGAGCCGGACTTCTTCGATCGGCGCCGGGCGAGCCCAGTGACGATCGGCCACGACGTCTGGATCGGCCACGGGGTCGTGGTGCTGCCCGGCCGCACCATCGGCACCGGCGCCGTGGTCGGGGCGGGCGCCATCGTGACCCGCGACGTCGAGCCCTACTCCATCGTGGTCGGCAACCCCGCGCGTCCCGTGCGCCGCCGCTTCGACGCGGCGACCGCCGAGCGCCTGCTGGCATCGGCCTGGTGGGACTGGGACCACGACCGCCTGCGCGCGGCGCTTCCCGATTTTCGCGGGCTTCCGATCGACGCCTTCCTGAATAAATACGCCGGCTAA
- a CDS encoding dihydrodipicolinate synthase family protein, with the protein MWTGVIPAVTTKFTPDGELDHAEMERCFSLQMRAGCDGLIVCGSLGEGPMLSPDERLAVLATARSVAGGKPVLLTVSEAGTREACALAARAAKAGAAGLMVVPSPIYHTDEDETVATLSAVAAAGDLPVMIYSNRVAYRVDVTPRIMERLASDARFVAIKESSDDIRRTTEIINHFGDRFAVLTGVDNLAFEALSVGAVGWVAGLVVAFPDETVAIHRLMRAGRYAEALEIYRWFRPLLDLDVSTFLVQNIKLAEALAIGSTEHVRAPRRPLSGERRAAVEAIVRTALERRPALKLAA; encoded by the coding sequence ATGTGGACAGGCGTCATTCCCGCCGTCACCACCAAGTTCACCCCCGACGGTGAGCTCGACCACGCCGAGATGGAGCGCTGCTTCTCCCTGCAGATGCGGGCCGGCTGCGACGGCCTCATCGTCTGCGGCTCGCTCGGCGAGGGGCCGATGCTGTCGCCCGACGAGCGGCTCGCGGTGCTGGCGACCGCCCGGTCGGTCGCCGGGGGCAAGCCCGTGCTGCTCACCGTCTCCGAGGCCGGCACCCGCGAGGCCTGCGCGCTCGCGGCCCGCGCCGCCAAGGCCGGCGCCGCCGGGCTGATGGTGGTGCCGAGCCCGATCTATCACACCGACGAGGACGAGACCGTCGCGACCCTGAGCGCGGTCGCCGCCGCCGGCGACCTGCCGGTGATGATCTACTCGAACCGCGTCGCCTACCGGGTCGACGTGACGCCGCGGATCATGGAGCGGCTGGCCTCCGACGCGCGCTTCGTCGCCATCAAGGAATCCTCCGACGACATCCGCCGCACCACCGAGATCATCAACCATTTCGGCGACCGCTTCGCGGTGCTGACCGGCGTCGACAACCTCGCCTTCGAGGCGCTGAGCGTCGGCGCGGTCGGCTGGGTCGCGGGCCTCGTCGTCGCCTTCCCCGACGAGACCGTGGCGATCCACCGGCTGATGCGGGCCGGGCGATACGCCGAGGCGCTCGAGATCTACCGCTGGTTCCGCCCGCTCCTCGACCTCGACGTCTCGACCTTCCTCGTCCAGAACATCAAGCTCGCCGAGGCGCTGGCGATCGGCTCGACCGAGCACGTCCGCGCGCCGAGGCGTCCCCTCTCGGGCGAGCGCCGGGCCGCCGTCGAGGCGATCGTGCGGACGGCCCTGGAGCGCCGCCCGGCCCTGAAGCTCGCCGCGTAG
- a CDS encoding response regulator produces the protein MKLLLVEDDAALAAEILRVLRAENCAVDHAGNGEDGAHLGETETYDAAVLDLGLPKRDGLSVLQGWRAAGRTLPVLILTARDAWSDKVAGFKAGADDYLVKPFRVEELVIRLRALVRRAAAHGATTVACGPVSFDPGLGAFTRDGLPLKLTGLEWRVLSCLILRRDGVVPRGELLERVYEGDAEVDSNSVEVIITRLRRKIAPARIETVRGHGYRLTAGEAA, from the coding sequence ATGAAGCTCCTGCTCGTCGAGGACGACGCGGCCCTGGCGGCCGAGATCCTGCGGGTCCTGCGCGCCGAGAACTGCGCCGTCGATCATGCCGGTAACGGCGAGGACGGCGCGCATCTCGGCGAGACCGAGACCTACGACGCGGCGGTGCTCGATCTCGGCCTGCCGAAGCGCGACGGCCTTTCGGTGCTGCAGGGCTGGCGCGCCGCCGGCCGCACCCTGCCGGTGCTGATCCTCACCGCGCGGGACGCCTGGAGCGACAAGGTGGCGGGCTTCAAGGCCGGGGCGGACGACTACCTGGTCAAGCCCTTCCGGGTCGAGGAGCTGGTGATCCGGCTGCGGGCGCTCGTGCGCCGCGCCGCCGCCCACGGGGCGACCACGGTCGCCTGCGGGCCGGTGAGCTTCGATCCCGGCCTCGGCGCCTTCACGCGCGACGGGCTGCCGCTCAAGCTCACCGGGCTCGAATGGCGGGTCCTGTCCTGCCTGATCCTGCGCCGCGACGGCGTGGTGCCCCGCGGCGAGTTGCTGGAGCGGGTCTACGAGGGCGACGCCGAGGTCGATTCGAACTCGGTCGAGGTCATCATCACGCGCTTACGCCGCAAGATCGCCCCGGCCCGCATCGAGACCGTGCGCGGCCACGGCTACCGGCTCACCGCCGGGGAGGCGGCGTGA
- a CDS encoding NAD(P)/FAD-dependent oxidoreductase, with protein sequence MTREVAIVGAGIVGLACAHHCLAAGRRVRLIERGGVAEGASLGNAGALAFTDVLPLASPGILRRAPGWVLDPLGPLAIPPAYLPRIAPWLLRFWRASLPDRHRHALRVQAGLMRLSANAMAAMVEAAGLAGRLRRDGNLELYESEAELAAAEPGWAARAREGIAFEHVRGARLAALQPGLSPRLVAGTFTPNWMTVDDPHRFALALHADVMAKGAALTKGEVTAIAPAGEGVRLTLADGTVLDAEACVLAAGAWSRGLARRLGDRIPLDTERGYNTTLPPGAFPVRRQLTFGGHGFVVTPLATGLRVGGAVELGGLHRPPNFARADAMLRKAAAFLPGLDTAGGRQWMGFRPSLPDSLPVIGPSRASPRVIYAFGHGHLGLTQSAGTGRIVADLLAGRTPAPEVAALRAGRFG encoded by the coding sequence TTGACCCGCGAGGTCGCCATCGTCGGGGCCGGCATCGTCGGCCTCGCCTGCGCCCACCACTGCCTCGCCGCGGGCCGGCGGGTGCGGCTGATCGAGCGCGGCGGCGTTGCCGAGGGGGCGAGCCTCGGCAATGCCGGGGCGCTCGCCTTCACGGACGTGCTGCCGCTCGCCTCGCCGGGCATCCTGAGGCGTGCCCCCGGCTGGGTCCTCGATCCGCTCGGGCCGCTGGCGATCCCGCCCGCCTACCTGCCGCGGATCGCGCCCTGGCTGCTGCGGTTCTGGCGCGCCAGCCTGCCCGACCGCCACCGCCACGCCCTGCGGGTCCAGGCCGGGCTGATGCGGCTTTCCGCCAACGCCATGGCGGCGATGGTGGAGGCGGCCGGCCTCGCCGGGCGGCTGCGCCGCGACGGCAACCTCGAGCTCTACGAGAGCGAGGCGGAACTCGCCGCCGCCGAACCCGGCTGGGCGGCGCGGGCGCGGGAGGGCATCGCCTTCGAGCATGTCCGCGGCGCCCGCCTCGCGGCGTTGCAGCCCGGCCTGTCGCCGCGTCTCGTGGCCGGCACCTTCACGCCGAACTGGATGACGGTCGACGATCCGCACCGGTTCGCCCTGGCGCTCCACGCCGACGTCATGGCGAAGGGCGCCGCGCTCACCAAGGGCGAGGTCACGGCGATCGCGCCGGCGGGGGAGGGCGTGCGCCTGACTCTCGCCGACGGCACGGTGCTCGATGCCGAGGCCTGCGTGCTCGCGGCCGGCGCCTGGTCGCGGGGGCTGGCGCGCCGCCTCGGCGACCGGATCCCCCTCGACACCGAGCGCGGCTACAACACCACGCTGCCGCCCGGCGCCTTTCCGGTGCGCCGCCAGCTCACCTTCGGCGGGCACGGCTTCGTGGTGACGCCGCTCGCCACCGGCCTCCGGGTCGGCGGCGCCGTCGAGCTCGGCGGCCTCCACCGCCCGCCCAACTTCGCCCGCGCCGACGCGATGCTGCGCAAGGCCGCCGCCTTCCTGCCGGGGCTCGACACCGCGGGCGGCCGGCAATGGATGGGCTTTCGCCCCTCCCTGCCCGACAGCCTGCCGGTGATCGGCCCGTCGCGAGCGAGCCCGCGGGTGATCTACGCTTTCGGGCACGGCCATCTCGGCCTGACGCAGAGCGCCGGCACAGGGCGGATCGTGGCCGACCTGCTGGCGGGCCGGACGCCGGCACCGGAGGTCGCGGCGTTGCGGGCGGGCCGGTTCGGGTAG
- the phnD gene encoding phosphonate ABC transporter substrate-binding protein: MLNRRTLVGAAALLLAAGPALAQDWKAKYPELTLAVIPAENASGTVDRYTPLTAYLSKEIGVPVKLRVANDYAAVIEGQRAGNIQLAFYGPASFARAVMTGVKTEPLVNQKHETGASGYYSVIYVRADSPYKSIEDLKGKSLAFVDPNSTSGNQAPRFFLQKAGHDVEKLFGKTFYAGSHENAVLALVQGTADAAANLYNSDTDTTVTRMTAKGMLKKPDGSPMQQSDFRVVFKSEFLPEGPFTVLSSLPDDLKQTIRQAFLDLPTKDKATFDKLSDGKDLGLNAVTLKDYQPIIEMLRFNDEQRKRS; encoded by the coding sequence ATGCTGAACCGTCGCACCCTCGTGGGCGCCGCCGCCCTGTTGCTCGCCGCCGGCCCGGCCCTGGCTCAGGACTGGAAGGCGAAGTACCCGGAACTGACCCTTGCCGTGATCCCGGCCGAGAACGCGTCGGGCACCGTCGACCGCTACACCCCGCTCACCGCCTACCTCTCGAAGGAGATCGGCGTGCCGGTGAAGCTGCGGGTCGCCAACGACTACGCGGCGGTGATCGAGGGCCAGCGCGCCGGCAACATCCAGCTCGCCTTCTACGGCCCGGCCTCCTTCGCCCGTGCGGTGATGACCGGCGTGAAGACCGAGCCGCTGGTCAACCAGAAGCACGAGACCGGCGCCTCGGGCTACTACTCGGTGATCTACGTCCGAGCCGACAGCCCGTACAAGTCGATCGAGGACCTGAAGGGCAAGAGCCTCGCCTTCGTCGATCCGAACTCGACCTCCGGCAACCAGGCGCCGCGCTTCTTCCTGCAGAAGGCCGGCCACGACGTCGAGAAGCTGTTCGGCAAGACCTTCTACGCCGGCAGCCACGAGAACGCCGTGCTGGCGCTGGTCCAGGGCACCGCCGACGCCGCCGCCAACCTCTACAATTCCGACACCGACACCACCGTCACCCGCATGACCGCCAAGGGCATGCTGAAGAAGCCCGACGGCTCGCCGATGCAGCAATCGGACTTCCGCGTCGTCTTCAAGTCCGAGTTCCTGCCCGAGGGCCCGTTCACCGTGCTCTCCAGCCTGCCCGACGACCTGAAGCAGACGATCCGCCAGGCCTTCCTCGACCTGCCGACCAAGGACAAGGCCACCTTCGACAAGCTGTCGGACGGCAAGGACCTTGGTCTCAACGCGGTGACGCTGAAGGACTACCAGCCGATCATTGAGATGCTCCGGTTCAACGACGAGCAGCGCAAGCGGTCGTGA
- a CDS encoding GntR family transcriptional regulator: MAVTARMKGAQASPEGLRHRTVSAAVAEALRQRILSGALAPGFQLRQDALAEEFGISRIPIREALLQLEAGGLVRIAPHRGAVVTGLSVEEIEDVFQLRVSLEPQLLILSARHLTREDFSELRALRDEYGAALKAGRVETWGELNRRFHLGLLRHAGRPRSLAIIAGLLQDCDRPTRLQLSVTGDVARADMEHTTILDLCEAGEIVAAANLLRLHVEHAGRALVEIYRRSADAAA, encoded by the coding sequence ATGGCCGTGACGGCGCGCATGAAGGGCGCACAAGCCTCGCCGGAGGGCCTGCGCCACCGCACCGTCTCGGCGGCGGTGGCCGAGGCCCTGCGCCAGCGCATCCTCTCGGGCGCCCTGGCGCCCGGCTTCCAGCTGCGCCAGGACGCGCTCGCGGAGGAATTCGGCATCAGCCGGATCCCGATCCGCGAGGCGCTGCTCCAGCTCGAGGCCGGCGGCCTCGTCAGGATCGCGCCGCATCGCGGCGCGGTGGTCACGGGCCTGTCCGTCGAGGAGATCGAGGACGTCTTCCAGCTCCGCGTCTCCCTCGAGCCGCAGCTGCTGATCCTGTCGGCCCGCCACCTGACGCGCGAGGACTTCTCGGAGCTGCGCGCCCTGCGCGACGAGTACGGCGCCGCCCTGAAGGCCGGCCGGGTCGAGACCTGGGGCGAGCTCAACCGGCGCTTCCACCTCGGCCTGCTGCGCCATGCCGGCCGGCCGCGCTCGCTGGCGATCATCGCCGGCCTGCTCCAGGATTGCGACCGCCCGACCCGGCTGCAGCTCTCCGTCACCGGCGACGTCGCCCGCGCCGACATGGAGCACACCACGATCCTCGACCTGTGCGAGGCGGGAGAGATCGTCGCGGCGGCCAACCTCCTGCGGCTCCACGTCGAGCATGCCGGGCGCGCGCTGGTCGAGATTTATCGCCGGTCGGCCGACGCGGCGGCTTGA
- the phnC gene encoding phosphonate ABC transporter ATP-binding protein produces the protein MLVVENLTRQYGARRAVDGVSLSIERGSFVGVIGRSGAGKSTLLRMLNRLADPTAGRILYGGTDVTALRGRPLRAWRARCAMIFQQFNLVGRLDVMTNVLMGRLNQVPTHRSLLKSWSEEDRALALAALENFDMGAFAANRADQLSGGQQQRVAIARALVQEPEIILADEPVASLDPRNTRLVMDALADANRRYGITVLCNLHSLDLARAYCDRLIGLSAGRVVFDGRGFDLTEDVARTLYGLEAGEVMDRGEPERFAAALPVRAPVRHAEALSA, from the coding sequence ATGCTGGTTGTCGAGAACCTTACGCGCCAATACGGGGCGCGCCGTGCGGTGGACGGCGTCAGCCTGTCCATCGAGCGCGGCAGCTTCGTCGGCGTGATCGGGCGCTCGGGCGCCGGCAAGTCGACCCTGCTGCGCATGCTCAACCGTCTCGCCGATCCGACGGCCGGGCGCATCCTCTACGGCGGCACCGACGTGACGGCCCTGCGCGGCCGGCCCTTGCGCGCCTGGCGCGCCCGCTGCGCGATGATCTTCCAGCAGTTCAACCTCGTCGGCCGGCTCGACGTGATGACCAACGTGCTGATGGGCCGGCTCAACCAGGTGCCGACCCACCGCTCGCTGCTCAAATCGTGGAGCGAGGAGGACCGGGCGCTGGCGCTCGCCGCGCTCGAGAATTTCGACATGGGGGCGTTCGCCGCCAACCGGGCCGACCAGCTGTCGGGCGGCCAGCAGCAGCGGGTCGCCATCGCCCGCGCCCTGGTGCAGGAACCCGAGATCATCCTGGCCGACGAGCCGGTGGCCTCCCTCGACCCGCGCAACACCCGCCTGGTGATGGACGCGCTCGCCGACGCCAACCGGCGCTACGGTATCACGGTGCTGTGCAACCTGCACTCCCTCGACCTCGCCCGCGCCTATTGCGACCGGCTGATCGGCCTCTCGGCCGGCCGGGTGGTGTTCGACGGCCGCGGCTTCGACCTCACCGAGGACGTCGCCCGCACCCTCTACGGCCTGGAGGCCGGCGAGGTGATGGACCGGGGCGAGCCCGAGCGTTTCGCGGCCGCACTGCCGGTGCGGGCTCCGGTCCGCCACGCCGAGGCGCTGAGCGCCTAG
- a CDS encoding DUF1045 domain-containing protein, producing the protein MTGTTRYALYFTPKPGSDLARFGNAVLGTDNHAGAEVPRPEGMADLAGVTASPRLYGFHATLKAPMRLRPGATEADLLAAAATLAADHPPVPVGPLRVATLGAFTALVPQAAPPELGLFAAECVAAFEPFRAALTEAETARRKPERLTPRGRALLAAWGYPYVFEAFRFHMTLTDALPEADRPSWRARLAEAYGEAEPLTLDALSVLRQDGAGPFRVLRRLSFGG; encoded by the coding sequence GTGACCGGCACGACCCGCTACGCCCTCTATTTCACGCCGAAGCCCGGCTCGGACCTCGCCCGGTTCGGCAACGCGGTGCTGGGCACCGACAACCACGCCGGCGCGGAGGTCCCCCGCCCCGAGGGGATGGCCGACCTCGCGGGGGTGACCGCCTCGCCCCGGCTCTACGGTTTCCACGCCACCCTGAAGGCGCCGATGCGGCTCAGGCCCGGCGCGACCGAGGCCGACCTGCTGGCGGCGGCCGCCACCCTGGCGGCGGATCACCCGCCGGTCCCGGTCGGCCCCTTGCGGGTCGCGACGCTCGGCGCCTTCACGGCGCTGGTCCCGCAAGCCGCGCCGCCGGAGCTCGGGCTGTTCGCGGCCGAGTGCGTGGCGGCCTTCGAGCCGTTCCGCGCCGCCCTCACCGAGGCCGAGACCGCCCGCCGCAAGCCCGAGCGCCTGACCCCCCGCGGCCGCGCGCTGCTGGCGGCGTGGGGCTACCCCTACGTCTTCGAGGCGTTCCGCTTCCACATGACCCTGACCGACGCCCTGCCGGAGGCCGACCGCCCGTCCTGGCGCGCGCGCCTGGCCGAGGCCTACGGCGAGGCCGAGCCCCTCACCCTCGACGCCCTGTCGGTCCTGCGCCAGGACGGCGCGGGCCCGTTCCGGGTGCTGCGGCGCTTGTCCTTCGGAGGCTGA